Proteins encoded together in one Carya illinoinensis cultivar Pawnee chromosome 3, C.illinoinensisPawnee_v1, whole genome shotgun sequence window:
- the LOC122304691 gene encoding uncharacterized protein LOC122304691: protein MEAPPKCFYKVNWDAAFSKSGGSIGFGIIVREHEGKFMATKRVKREGFSDSLLAESIGALHATLFVVELGMRKIVLEGDSLQALIKSIILKFELWNSAGMIISNVKQHLCTFDSWFVNHIRRTTNGAAHMLAKSSLELVEDKAE from the coding sequence ATGGAAGCCCCTCCAAAATGTTTCTACAAAgtgaattgggatgcagctTTTAGCAAGTCTGGGGGCAGTATTGGTTTTGGCATTATAGTTAGAGAACATGAGGGAAAATTCATGGCTACTAAGAGGGTGAAGAGAGAAGGTTTCAGTGATTCTCTTTTGGCTGAATCAATTGGAGCTTTACATGCAACATTATTTGTTGTTGAACTTGGTATGAGGAAGATTGTTTTGGAAGGGGATTCCCTCCAAGCTCTCATCAAGagtatcattttaaaatttgagcTATGGAATAGTGCAGGGATGATCATATCTAATGTTAAACAACACCTATGTACTTTTGACAGTTGGTTTGTTAATCATATTAGAAGAACTACTAATGGGGCTGCTCACATGTTAGCTAAGAGCTCTTTAGAGTTAGTGGAGGATAAGGCAGAATGA
- the LOC122304693 gene encoding uncharacterized protein LOC122304693: MFELWSDWFLKLSREQLEVMAVVMRRIWLRRNGMVFDNKLVGPNEVFNQAVQCLTDFQLAQVKQTSKIDSSVPINNKAIHWKPPMGDILKVNWDAAWKTKEDRSGIGVVIRDSSGEVLASLCCPRTKVQDAMVAEIYALWRAMKLCAELNFRKVQFEGDALAVVNAVNSPEECWERHGQVVEDLKDVLRKRRGWSVMHVNRCCNNVAHSLAKVALSMQEERVWMEDYPSEILKCVKFDILCNSAIS; the protein is encoded by the coding sequence ATGTTTGAACTCTGGTCAGACTGGTTTCTAAAGCTGTCTCGAGAGCAATTGGAAGTTATGGCTGTGGTGATGAGGAGGATATGGCTGAGAAGGAACGGCATGGTGTTTGATAATAAGCTTGTAGGGCCAAATGAAGTATTTAACCAGGCTGTTCAATGCTTGACAGACTTTCAGTTGGCTCAAGTGAAGCAGACCAGTAAAATAGACAGTAGTGTTCCTATAAACAATAAGGCTATTCATTGGAAACCACCTATGGGTGACATATTGAAggttaattgggatgcagcaTGGAAAACCAAGGAGGACAGAAGTGGAATTGGGGTGGTGATCCGAGATAGTAGTGGGGAAGTACTTGCTTCTCTCTGCTGTCCTAGAACAAAGGTGCAAGATGCAATGGTAGCTGAGATCTATGCACTATGGAGGGCCATGAAATTGTGTGCTGAACTAAATTTCAGAAAGGTTCAATTTGAAGGTGATGCTTTAGCTGTTGTAAATGCTGTGAATAGCCCTGAGGAGTGCTGGGAGAGGCACGGACAGGTGGTTGAAGACcttaaagatgttttgaggaagaggagagGCTGGTCTGTGATGCATGTTAATAGATGTTGTAATAATGTGGCACATAGTCTTGCTAAAGTTGCATTAAGTATGCAAGAAGAGAGGGTATGGATGGAAGATTATCCATCAGAGATTCTTAAGTGTGTAAAGTTTGATATATTGTGTAACTCAGCAATTTCATGA